The DNA window tcaaaattatttttactgcTGTTTTTACGTCCATCTGGATTAGTCACGTCCAAATTATTTTCAAGattacaatttttacattttttacacATTTCTTGCTCCGTTAATTTCTGAATAAtactttctttatttttgtattcatTTACATTTGTAGTCATATGCATATCTGATATTTTCGGCAAAAACCAAGGGTGTCCTAAAGCTTGCATAGCTGTACATCTATCATCTGGATTTTTACTACACATCCacaatataatttcttttacattttctgACTTAGTTAGCCAATGTTTCGTATTAAAACTAATATGACatctcatattttttttaaaaatttctttcaCATTATTACCTCTAAATGGCGGGTAACCACAGAGTATATTAAACAATATAACACCTAAACTGAATATGTCAACTTTAGTACCATACGatgcatattttaatatttctggGGCAACATAACCTGGAGAACCACATCTCATATTCATCGATGGACTATTCAAAAAAGAGGCTAACCCAAAATCTATAATCTTTAATGAGCTAGGATCATTCACATTTTCAAGCATTAAATTTTCCATCTTTAAATCTCGATGTACGACACCATTAGAATGTAATGCTTCTAAAGCtattaaaattcttttaattgcTTTTTTAGCTACTTGTTCTGTATAAGGACCGTTGTTATTTAGATATTCAAATAACTCACCaccttttaaatattctaatACAAGATATACAAATCCTTCTTGCTCATATGctgatattaattttattatatatttatgcataacTTTTCTTAATACTTCTATTTCTGTATATACATTAGATTCCTTTACCTTTGATTTGTCTACTTCCTTAACAACTACTCTGTtaccatataatatatttgtaccaATGTACGCTGTGGAAAAACTTCCCTTCCCTatctttttgtttaaaacgtatacatttttaaaaccTAATATAGGGAAACCCAGCATATTGAAAAATTGACTCATTTCACTAAATTCATCTTTACTTCTACACTGAAATTGATATTCCTCATTTGCtgttattatatgaatacatGGTCCTATCTCTGTTatgttattaattattcGACACCCTTTCAAAGGTACTGTAAATTCTGGATTCTcctgatatatatatgtccaacataataaataaggaTTCTTCTTCTCATCATATATTAAGGACACATGAGATGCAGCGCCTGTTGCTAAGGGAAATTCTATTCTTTTCCCTTTAAATAATTGTTGATACCTTTTTTCCATAATTCAGTATGCGCAAATGTTTACTTTGCTGGTTTATCCTCTTGTTAGTTTGCTTGTCCTATTTCACTCTTTCTTTTGTGACTATGccaaataaatgtaattggaggtaaaaaattttcacgTGTTATAGTTTGccataaaaacaaaaacatatGTAGAAAACAAGAATATTTAAGGctcaaatttaaaaaatgaacaaaagaaaaaaagaataaagagaaaagaaaaaaggggaaatatAAAGATCTTATCTTTGAATTTACGTTAaaccacaaaaaaaaaaaaaaaaaaaaagatcaaTCAAGGTAAGAATAAATATCAATAACAATGTCTATACCTGTACCCATCGATGTATgactatacatatatatatatatatatatgcgcacatataaaaatatgtgtaatatatgctcattaaaatttttgcatataCAGAGTAAATTATGgacacaataaaaaaaaacaagttaatattaaaaaatgagggAAATTACGTAAAAGTGGCAAGTGATGGAAGTGAAATGTTTACACATAAAGAaccatacacatatacatagcgtatatacataaacatatataaatatatatatatatatatatatttatatatatatatatgcacatatacaccttcatatattaatgaaagaCAAATAGCATTCAAAAGTAGATTATTTGAATCATCACAAATACCACcaatgtatgtgtatgtgcatacttatatgtgtatatatgtggtAGGATAAAggtttaaaaacaaaaataataataatatggagGCGggttattctttttaaatattaataaaacaatgTAGGTTCTTTAAAACAAGTAAGACTCCCttataaattaacaaaaaaaaaaaaaaaaaagagaaaaaaaaatacaaaaggttacgcatatatatatatatatatatatatatatttatttatttacatatatctttatatatatacgcattaTACACAAAGTCATTTTATAACattctattatatttgtaatgtGACGAAAACTTCTATGTCACTTTAGATTGTTTagttttataattctttcaTCTTGGTATAGTTAACAACCAATAAATTACAGTACTCTCATATTACtcatcttttaatttatttttacgtttGCCATATACTCCAAATTATTTGTAATCTGATAGTAAATTTTCTCCAAAAGCAAtatctattaattttttttttttttccttcgaTCATTcgctttatattttttaaattatgtgtgtacgtatgtatatatttgaatatatgtgtgtacatgCTTATACAGGTGTACACTTGTGTACATGTTTGTGTATAcacgtgtatatatgtatatatatatttacatgcatatgtatatgtatatgtatatgaatataaatatgtatatgtatatgtgtatatatgtgtgtatatacatacatataaactaagataagcacatatataaaactgTTTACATAAAATGCTATTTACAAATca is part of the Plasmodium malariae genome assembly, chromosome: 14 genome and encodes:
- the PK2 gene encoding protein kinase 2, putative, encoding MEKRYQQLFKGKRIEFPLATGAASHVSLIYDEKKNPYLLCWTYIYQENPEFTVPLKGCRIINNITEIGPCIHIITANEEYQFQCRSKDEFSEMSQFFNMLGFPILGFKNVYVLNKKIGKGSFSTAYIGTNILYGNRVVVKEVDKSKVKESNVYTEIEVLRKVMHKYIIKLISAYEQEGFVYLVLEYLKGGELFEYLNNNGPYTEQVAKKAIKRILIALEALHSNGVVHRDLKMENLMLENVNDPSSLKIIDFGLASFLNSPSMNMRCGSPGYVAPEILKYASYGTKVDIFSLGVILFNILCGYPPFRGNNVKEIFKKNMRCHISFNTKHWLTKSENVKEIILWMCSKNPDDRCTAMQALGHPWFLPKISDMHMTTNVNEYKNKESIIQKLTEQEMCKKCKNCNLENNLDVTNPDGRKNSSKNNFDDYKKYFDTMLKIDDKYSENLIKDKSSSIDSISLNRKDYDSYLANSNEYKTVVLHGGCPSPNRSSSLISYKKYKKKSNELI